A genomic window from Papaver somniferum cultivar HN1 unplaced genomic scaffold, ASM357369v1 unplaced-scaffold_15, whole genome shotgun sequence includes:
- the LOC113335678 gene encoding uncharacterized protein LOC113335678 has protein sequence MARRILIVCVLIMMSLSQIAFSEDMRVVVGNSGDLAQLDSQLGTHFSENGELIQVDGTHEVKAAGGNVEVTPSWVLKANENEVHMVRGTNVQGAGLATHDTQDFRVHLPGGN, from the exons ATGGCTAGAAGAATTCTCATCGTCTGTGTACTGATTATGATGTCCTTATCAC AGATTGCATTTTCCGAAGACATGAGGGTGGTTGTGGGAAATAGCGGTGATTTGGCACAGTTGGATAGTCAACTTGGGACGCATTTCTCAGAGAATGGTGAGCTCATCCAAGTCGACGGAACCCATGAAGTGAAGGCTGCAGGTGGGAATGTAGAAGTAACGCCATCTTGGGTGCTTAAGGCTAATGAGAACGAAGTTCATATGGTTAGGGGCACTAATGTACAGGGTGCTGGGCTTGCAACACATGATACTCAAGATTTCCGGGTACACTTACCAGGGGGTAATTAG
- the LOC113335621 gene encoding protein FLUORESCENT IN BLUE LIGHT, chloroplastic-like isoform X2, with protein MMGPGQYRFPLATVIFANTMMLGLPFQALAETCETDRSMFEMPLLLTVALVGAAVGGLLARQRKGELKKLNDQLRQINAALRKQAKIESYAPTLSYAPVGSKGILEEDVIVDSRKHDLMSCLKTGKNFLRTQEPGKAYESFKSALEIAQSLKDPIEEKKAARGLGASLQRLGKYKDAIKYHSMVLEISDREREESGNTEAYGAIADCYTELGELEQAGKFYDKYIMRLED; from the exons ATGATG GGGCCGGGACAGTACAGATTTCCATTAGCAACGGTCATTTTTGCAAACACTATGATGTTGGGTCTCCCTTTTCAAGCTTTAGCAGAAACATGTGAGACTGACAGGTCTATGTTTGAGATGCCTCTGTTGCTTACAGTAGCACTTGTAGGAGCCGCTGTTGGAG GTTTACTTGCTAGACAAAGGAAAGGAGAACTTAAAAAATTGAATGACCAGCTTCGCCAGATTAATGCAGCTCTAAGAAAGCAAGCAAAGATTGAATCTTATGCTCCCACTTTAAGTTATGCTCCAGTTGGTAGTAAAGGGATTCTGGAGGAAGACGTGATTGTAGACTCGAGGAAACATGATTTGATGTCATGTTTAAAAACTGGAAAGAACTTCCTAAGAACTCAGGAACCAGGAAAGGCGTACGAGTCATTTAAATCAGCACTTGAGATTGCTCAGAGTCTAAAGGACCCTATTGAGGAGAAGAAGGCTGCCCGAGGATTAG GTGCATCACTTCAAAGACTAGGAAAATACAAGGACGCCATAAAATACCACTCTATGGTATTGGAAATCTCAGATCGAGAACGTGAAGAATCTGGTAATACTGAAGCTTACGGAGCTATTGCGGACTGTTATACCGAACTTGGTGAACTAGAACAGGCTGGAAAATTTTATGATAAATACATTATGAGGTTAGAGGACTAA
- the LOC113335621 gene encoding protein FLUORESCENT IN BLUE LIGHT, chloroplastic-like isoform X1, with amino-acid sequence MALHCTFSRPNSSTILMQSQPSPPKSHGFSKPKLIELLPVGKPEILEHLNAVNQFLGSEKVRGLGTSLSAEKASSRNQLPFQTSKTFFAPLDVKNLLVHQGPGQYRFPLATVIFANTMMLGLPFQALAETCETDRSMFEMPLLLTVALVGAAVGGLLARQRKGELKKLNDQLRQINAALRKQAKIESYAPTLSYAPVGSKGILEEDVIVDSRKHDLMSCLKTGKNFLRTQEPGKAYESFKSALEIAQSLKDPIEEKKAARGLGASLQRLGKYKDAIKYHSMVLEISDREREESGNTEAYGAIADCYTELGELEQAGKFYDKYIMRLED; translated from the exons ATGGCGCTCCACTGTACATTTTCGCGCCCAAACTCTTCAACGATTCTCATGCAATCTCAACCTTCACCACCAAAATCTCATGGTTTCT CTAAACCGAAGCTTATAGAGTTATTGCCTGTTGGTAAACCAGAAATTCTTGAACATCTCAATGCAGTTAATCAGTTTCTTGGATCAGAAAAGGTGCGTGGGCTTGGGACTTCACTTTCCGCTGAAAAGGCTTCTAGCAGAAATCAGCTACCGTTTCAGACAAGCAAGACGTTTTTTGCACCCCTCGATGTCAAAAACTTGTTAGTTCATCAG GGGCCGGGACAGTACAGATTTCCATTAGCAACGGTCATTTTTGCAAACACTATGATGTTGGGTCTCCCTTTTCAAGCTTTAGCAGAAACATGTGAGACTGACAGGTCTATGTTTGAGATGCCTCTGTTGCTTACAGTAGCACTTGTAGGAGCCGCTGTTGGAG GTTTACTTGCTAGACAAAGGAAAGGAGAACTTAAAAAATTGAATGACCAGCTTCGCCAGATTAATGCAGCTCTAAGAAAGCAAGCAAAGATTGAATCTTATGCTCCCACTTTAAGTTATGCTCCAGTTGGTAGTAAAGGGATTCTGGAGGAAGACGTGATTGTAGACTCGAGGAAACATGATTTGATGTCATGTTTAAAAACTGGAAAGAACTTCCTAAGAACTCAGGAACCAGGAAAGGCGTACGAGTCATTTAAATCAGCACTTGAGATTGCTCAGAGTCTAAAGGACCCTATTGAGGAGAAGAAGGCTGCCCGAGGATTAG GTGCATCACTTCAAAGACTAGGAAAATACAAGGACGCCATAAAATACCACTCTATGGTATTGGAAATCTCAGATCGAGAACGTGAAGAATCTGGTAATACTGAAGCTTACGGAGCTATTGCGGACTGTTATACCGAACTTGGTGAACTAGAACAGGCTGGAAAATTTTATGATAAATACATTATGAGGTTAGAGGACTAA